In a single window of the Elaeis guineensis isolate ETL-2024a chromosome 8, EG11, whole genome shotgun sequence genome:
- the LOC105050525 gene encoding 65-kDa microtubule-associated protein 1 isoform X1 → MAITGTENPLLGETTCGSLLQQLQLIWNEVGESDEERDKILLQVEQECLDVYKRKVDQASKSRALLLQALADSRLELARLLSALGEKSFVGIPDKSSGTIKEQLAAIGPALEQLCRQKKERIKESADVLSQIQKIRGEISGTLKISEKMGTSAVNEEDLSLNKLDEYRSQLQELQKEKSERLHKVLDFVSTVHDLCAVLGMDFFSSITEVHPSLNDSVGVQSKSISNDTLLKLSKMVIELKEDKRMRLQKLQELAAQLTDLWNLMDTPMEERSLFNHVTCYISATVDEVTVPGALALDLIEQAEVEVERLDQLKASKMKEIALKRQTELEDVYARAHIETDSAAARERIISLIDSGNLEPSELLTDMDNRILKAKEEALSRKEILERVEKWMSACEEESWLEDYNRDENRYNASRGAHLNLKRAEKARILVNKIPALVDALVAKTRAWEEGRGMSFMYDGVSLLAMLDEYTMLRQEREEEKRRLRGQKRFQEQLNTEQEALFGSRPSPARPLGPKKVMGPRANGGASNGTPSRRLSLNTHHGSSNGVRSVSRDGKREVSRPAAPVNYVAIAKEDAVCHVSGSDPAPASP, encoded by the exons ATGGCCATCACAGGAACTGAGAATCCATTATTAGGTGAAACCACATGCGGGTCTTTGCTGCAGCAGTTGCAG CTAATATGGAATGAGGTTGGTGAGAGCGATGAGGAACGCGACAAAATACTGCTTCAGGTAGAACAGGAGTGCTTGGATGTTTACAAAAGAAAAGTTGATCAGGCATCCAAATCAAGAGCGCTCCTTCTCCAGGCCTTGGCTGATTCCAGATTGGAGCTTGCCAGACTTCTTTCTGCACTTGGAGAAAAGTCTTTTGTTGGCATA CCTGATAAATCATCTGGCACAATCAAGGAGCAACTAGCAGCTATAGGACCAGCACTGGAACAATTATGCAGGCAGAAAAAGGAGAGAATAAAAGAGTCTGCTGACGTACTTTCACAAATTCAGAAAATACGAGGAGAAATTTCTGGAACTCTAAAAATTAGTGAGAAGATGGGGACATCAGCAGTTAATGAGGAAGATTTGTCACTGAATAAGTTGGATGAGTACCGCTCTCAACTCCAAGAactccagaaagaaaag AGTGAGAGGCTGCACAAGGTTCTTGACTTTGTTAGTACAGTGCATGATCTTTGTGCTGTCCTGGGAATGGATTTCTTCAGTTCTATAACTGAAGTTCATCCTAGCTTAAATGATTCTGTTGGCGTGCAGTCCAAGAGCATTAGCAATGATACCTTATTGAAGCTTTCTAAAATGGTCATAGAACTTAAAGAAGATAAAAGAATGAGGCTACAGAAG CTACAAGAGCTAGCAGCTCAGTTAACTGATCTTTGGAATCTAATGGATACTCCTATGGAGGAGCGGAGTTTGTTCAATCATGTTACCTGTTATATCTCTGCAACAGTAGATGAGGTCACAGTTCCTGGAGCCCTTGCCCTTGATCTTATTGAGC AGGCTGAAGTTGAAGTTGAAAGGTTAGATCAGCTAAAGGCCAGCAAGATGAAGGAAATAGCTCTGAAGAGACAAACTGAGCTCGAAGACGTATATGCTCGTGCTCACATTGAGACAGATTCTGCAGCTGCTCGAGAGAGAATAATATCTCTAATTGACTCTGGGAATCTTGAACCTTCAGAATTACTAACAGACATGGATAATCGGATATTAAAAGCCAAAGAAGAGGCCCTAAGCAGAAAAGAAATTTTGGAAAGGGTTGAGAAATGGATGTCAGCATGTGAAGAAGAGAGCTGGCTTGAGGACTATAATCGG GATGAAAACAGATATAATGCAAGTAGAGGTGCACACTTGAACCTCAAGCGTGCAGAGAAAGCTCGTATATTGGTAAATAAAATTCCAG CTCTTGTTGATGCACTGGTGGCCAAGACTCGAGCATGGGAGGAGGGCCGTGGCATGTCATTCATGTATGATGGTGTTTCTCTTCTTGCAATGCTGGATGAATATACTATGCTAAGgcaggagagagaggaagagaaacgaAGACTAAGG GGCCAGAAGCGGTTCCAGGAGCAGCTGAACACAGAACAAGAAGCTTTGTTCGGCTCGAGGCCAAGCCCAGCCAGACCACTCGGCCCCAAAAAAGTGATGGGACCCCGAGCCAATGGAGGAGCATCAAATGGAACCCCCAGCCGAAGGCTTTCTCTCAATACCCATCATGGTAGCAGCAATGGTGTTAGATCTGTGAGCAGGGATGGGAAGAGAGAAGTTAGTCGTCCTGCAGCTCCAGTAAACTATGTGGCCATTGCAAAAGAGGATGCAGTCTGTCATGTGTCCGGCAGCGACCCAGCTCCTGCTTCGCCATGA
- the LOC105050525 gene encoding 65-kDa microtubule-associated protein 1 isoform X2 produces the protein MAITGTENPLLGETTCGSLLQQLQVEQECLDVYKRKVDQASKSRALLLQALADSRLELARLLSALGEKSFVGIPDKSSGTIKEQLAAIGPALEQLCRQKKERIKESADVLSQIQKIRGEISGTLKISEKMGTSAVNEEDLSLNKLDEYRSQLQELQKEKSERLHKVLDFVSTVHDLCAVLGMDFFSSITEVHPSLNDSVGVQSKSISNDTLLKLSKMVIELKEDKRMRLQKLQELAAQLTDLWNLMDTPMEERSLFNHVTCYISATVDEVTVPGALALDLIEQAEVEVERLDQLKASKMKEIALKRQTELEDVYARAHIETDSAAARERIISLIDSGNLEPSELLTDMDNRILKAKEEALSRKEILERVEKWMSACEEESWLEDYNRDENRYNASRGAHLNLKRAEKARILVNKIPALVDALVAKTRAWEEGRGMSFMYDGVSLLAMLDEYTMLRQEREEEKRRLRGQKRFQEQLNTEQEALFGSRPSPARPLGPKKVMGPRANGGASNGTPSRRLSLNTHHGSSNGVRSVSRDGKREVSRPAAPVNYVAIAKEDAVCHVSGSDPAPASP, from the exons ATGGCCATCACAGGAACTGAGAATCCATTATTAGGTGAAACCACATGCGGGTCTTTGCTGCAGCAGTTGCAG GTAGAACAGGAGTGCTTGGATGTTTACAAAAGAAAAGTTGATCAGGCATCCAAATCAAGAGCGCTCCTTCTCCAGGCCTTGGCTGATTCCAGATTGGAGCTTGCCAGACTTCTTTCTGCACTTGGAGAAAAGTCTTTTGTTGGCATA CCTGATAAATCATCTGGCACAATCAAGGAGCAACTAGCAGCTATAGGACCAGCACTGGAACAATTATGCAGGCAGAAAAAGGAGAGAATAAAAGAGTCTGCTGACGTACTTTCACAAATTCAGAAAATACGAGGAGAAATTTCTGGAACTCTAAAAATTAGTGAGAAGATGGGGACATCAGCAGTTAATGAGGAAGATTTGTCACTGAATAAGTTGGATGAGTACCGCTCTCAACTCCAAGAactccagaaagaaaag AGTGAGAGGCTGCACAAGGTTCTTGACTTTGTTAGTACAGTGCATGATCTTTGTGCTGTCCTGGGAATGGATTTCTTCAGTTCTATAACTGAAGTTCATCCTAGCTTAAATGATTCTGTTGGCGTGCAGTCCAAGAGCATTAGCAATGATACCTTATTGAAGCTTTCTAAAATGGTCATAGAACTTAAAGAAGATAAAAGAATGAGGCTACAGAAG CTACAAGAGCTAGCAGCTCAGTTAACTGATCTTTGGAATCTAATGGATACTCCTATGGAGGAGCGGAGTTTGTTCAATCATGTTACCTGTTATATCTCTGCAACAGTAGATGAGGTCACAGTTCCTGGAGCCCTTGCCCTTGATCTTATTGAGC AGGCTGAAGTTGAAGTTGAAAGGTTAGATCAGCTAAAGGCCAGCAAGATGAAGGAAATAGCTCTGAAGAGACAAACTGAGCTCGAAGACGTATATGCTCGTGCTCACATTGAGACAGATTCTGCAGCTGCTCGAGAGAGAATAATATCTCTAATTGACTCTGGGAATCTTGAACCTTCAGAATTACTAACAGACATGGATAATCGGATATTAAAAGCCAAAGAAGAGGCCCTAAGCAGAAAAGAAATTTTGGAAAGGGTTGAGAAATGGATGTCAGCATGTGAAGAAGAGAGCTGGCTTGAGGACTATAATCGG GATGAAAACAGATATAATGCAAGTAGAGGTGCACACTTGAACCTCAAGCGTGCAGAGAAAGCTCGTATATTGGTAAATAAAATTCCAG CTCTTGTTGATGCACTGGTGGCCAAGACTCGAGCATGGGAGGAGGGCCGTGGCATGTCATTCATGTATGATGGTGTTTCTCTTCTTGCAATGCTGGATGAATATACTATGCTAAGgcaggagagagaggaagagaaacgaAGACTAAGG GGCCAGAAGCGGTTCCAGGAGCAGCTGAACACAGAACAAGAAGCTTTGTTCGGCTCGAGGCCAAGCCCAGCCAGACCACTCGGCCCCAAAAAAGTGATGGGACCCCGAGCCAATGGAGGAGCATCAAATGGAACCCCCAGCCGAAGGCTTTCTCTCAATACCCATCATGGTAGCAGCAATGGTGTTAGATCTGTGAGCAGGGATGGGAAGAGAGAAGTTAGTCGTCCTGCAGCTCCAGTAAACTATGTGGCCATTGCAAAAGAGGATGCAGTCTGTCATGTGTCCGGCAGCGACCCAGCTCCTGCTTCGCCATGA
- the LOC105050524 gene encoding indole-3-acetate O-methyltransferase 1, whose product MALRGDNVVVVPDQMKLERLLSMKGGRGETSYVKNSQAQARHARCMLHFLKETLNSMQLPPFSTDLSFTIADLGCSCGPNTLFNMDIIVKHVSKTYETSGHEAPEFHVYFSDLPSNDFNTLFQLLPPLTSNSLEESLAAIDEHQRSYYAAGVPGSFYGRLFPARSIDVFHSTFSLHWLSQVPARVTDKWSAAYNKGRVFIHGAPKCTAEAYRYQFQADLTRFLHCRAKEMKDGGAMFLVCLGRTSMDPTDQGGAGILFGTHFQDAWDDLIQEGLLESERRDSFNIPVYAPNIQEFREVVESNRSFTVNKLEVVGGGSPLVVNHPDDASEISRALANSCRSVIGVLVDAHIGEELSEELFIRVERRAVRHARELMEQLQFFHIVASLSLA is encoded by the exons ATGGCTCTCAGGGGAGACAATGTAGTGGTCGTTCCTGATCAAATGAAGCTTGAGAGGCTGCTTAGCATGAAAGGAGGCAGGGGGGAGACCAGCTACGTGAAGAATTCGCAAGCTCAG GCTCGTCATGCCCGGTGCATGCTTCACTTCCTGAAGGAAACACTTAACTCCATGCAGCTTCCTCCTTTCTCGACGGACCTTTCGTTCACCATCGCAGACCTCGGTTGCTCCTGTGGGCCGAATACGCTGTTCAACATGGATATCATAGTCAAACATGTGAGCAAGACATACGAGACGTCTGGTCACGAGGCACCAGAATTCCATGTCTACTTCTCTGACCTCCCGAGCAACGATTTCAACACCCTCTTCCAGCTCCTTCCTCCATTGACAAGCAATAGTCTAGAGGAATCTCTGGCAGCGATCGACGAGCACCAACGTTCCTATTATGCTGCTGGGGTGCCAGGATCCTTCTACGGTCGGCTTTTTCCGGCAAGATCGATCGATGTGTTCCACTCCACCTTTTCCTTGCATTGGCTCTCTCAG GTGCCGGCGAGGGTGACGGATAAGTGGTCGGCGGCGTATAACAAGGGCCGGGTCTTCATCCATGGTGCACCCAAGTGCACCGCCGAGGCCTACAGGTACCAATTCCAGGCAGACCTAACCAGATTCCTGCATTGCCGGGCCAAGGAGATGAAGGATGGGGGTGCCATGTTCTTGGTGTGCCTGGGCCGGACCTCCATGGACCCCACCGACCAAGGTGGGGCTGGCATCCTTTTTGGGACCCACTTCCAGGACGCTTGGGATGACCTTATCCAAGAG GGTCTTCTTGAGAGTGAGAGGCGTGACAGCTTCAACATCCCAGTGTACGCGCCAAACATTCAGGAGTTCAGGGAGGTGGTGGAATCCAACCGCTCGTTCACTGTCAACAAGCTTGAAGTCGTAGGAGGAGGTAGCCCGTTGGTCGTCAACCACCCAGACGATGCTTCTGAGATTAGCCGAGCACTCGCCAACAGCTGCCGTTCTGTGATCGGCGTGCTCGTTGATGCACACATTGGGGAAGAATTAAGTGAAGAATTATTCATCCGGGTCGAGCGGCGCGCAGTTAGACATGCAAGGGAGCTGATGGAGCAGCTGCAGTTCTTCCACATTGTTGCCTCCCTCTCATTGGCATAG